Proteins from one Leptonema illini DSM 21528 genomic window:
- a CDS encoding DNA-methyltransferase, producing the protein MLHAPESKLNGFKRGNTKTSSFGVSKRESHDSSTFYSRFRAPLLSNDEIINRLESVDQIICGDARKMRVLPDNSIALVVTSPPYFVGKAYEEITRGSKQPTTYSSYLKMLHSVFAECYRVLEPGGRIAINVANLGRKPYRSLSTDIIRILQEELGFLLRGEIIWQKAAGASGNCAWGSFAKATNPVLRDLSERIIVACKGRFDRAIAPKKREKLGLPFESTISKEDFMSWTLDIWSVPPESAKRIGHPAPFPVEIPRRLIELYTFKDDIVLDPFMGSGSTAIAAIKTGRHYFGYDLEPDYCRSAAVRIDREKNN; encoded by the coding sequence GTGCTGCATGCGCCTGAAAGCAAGCTGAATGGATTTAAAAGGGGAAACACCAAAACATCCAGTTTTGGTGTTTCTAAACGCGAGAGTCATGATTCATCAACTTTTTATTCCCGATTTCGGGCACCGTTGCTTTCCAATGATGAAATTATCAACAGGCTTGAATCTGTTGATCAAATTATCTGCGGTGATGCAAGGAAGATGCGGGTTTTGCCGGACAACTCCATTGCCCTGGTTGTTACATCTCCCCCATACTTTGTCGGTAAGGCGTATGAAGAGATTACACGCGGCTCGAAACAACCTACTACTTATTCGTCTTACCTGAAAATGTTGCATTCAGTCTTCGCCGAATGCTATCGGGTTCTGGAGCCGGGGGGAAGAATTGCAATCAATGTCGCCAACTTGGGAAGAAAACCATACAGATCATTGTCAACGGACATTATCAGAATCTTGCAGGAGGAACTTGGTTTTTTGCTGAGGGGGGAGATAATATGGCAAAAAGCCGCGGGGGCTTCCGGTAACTGTGCTTGGGGGAGTTTCGCGAAGGCTACGAATCCAGTTTTGCGAGATCTTTCGGAGCGTATTATCGTCGCATGCAAGGGTCGTTTTGATCGAGCTATTGCACCTAAAAAGCGAGAAAAGCTTGGGTTGCCGTTTGAGAGCACCATTAGCAAAGAAGATTTCATGAGCTGGACACTGGATATATGGTCAGTGCCTCCCGAAAGCGCCAAACGAATAGGTCATCCCGCGCCATTCCCTGTGGAAATCCCTCGACGATTGATTGAGTTGTATACTTTCAAAGACGATATAGTACTGGATCCCTTTATGGGTTCTGGCTCCACAGCCATCGCTGCCATAAAGACCGGGCGACATTATTTTGGCTATGATCTTGAACCTGATTACTGTCGTTCGGCTGCGGTGCGTATTGACCGGGAAAAGAACAATTGA
- a CDS encoding low molecular weight protein-tyrosine-phosphatase: protein MSEQKPLRVLFVCHGNICRSPAAEGAFKHLIQEREMLSRFVVDSAGTSSFHIGERPHPDTRRAAREKGVTLDSLARQFEVEDFDKFDWIFAMDHKNLSDLLSMATNDADRKKVVLFRTFDPQRESDPIPDVPDPYYGGFAGFQDVQRIVMRTAENILDFVLSGKTTVPK from the coding sequence ATGAGCGAACAGAAGCCCCTTCGCGTACTCTTTGTCTGTCACGGTAATATATGTAGATCTCCGGCCGCCGAAGGAGCCTTCAAGCATCTGATACAGGAACGCGAGATGCTCTCACGCTTTGTCGTCGACTCGGCAGGCACTTCGTCGTTTCACATCGGCGAACGTCCGCATCCTGATACGCGCAGAGCGGCGCGCGAAAAAGGCGTCACGCTTGATTCGCTGGCCCGCCAGTTCGAGGTCGAAGACTTCGATAAGTTCGACTGGATCTTCGCCATGGATCATAAGAACCTGAGTGATCTTCTGTCGATGGCGACGAACGATGCCGATCGCAAGAAGGTCGTACTCTTTCGCACATTTGATCCGCAACGCGAAAGCGATCCTATTCCCGATGTTCCAGATCCGTACTACGGCGGCTTTGCCGGCTTTCAGGACGTGCAGCGCATCGTCATGCGTACGGCCGAGAACATCCTCGACTTCGTGCTGAGCGGAAAGACGACCGTTCCGAAGTGA
- the trxA gene encoding thioredoxin, which yields MIESNQQSFQTDVLEASKDQPVLVDFWAPWCGPCRMLGPVLEKLEKEYAGKWKLVKVNTDEEQALAAQFRISGIPHCILFSGGAPVDTFTGALPEPHLRKFLEKHISDESREELIGLASSDPMAAVRQILAENRSGADAEAILWGAMPAVLDDAQMLQNVLGRIPEVGSPFSDAALALKEYMHRHSEGGAEALAESLDVLKGLFNEAKAADVLEALLQRVKEDPTRQAEFKADLISCFRILGQNHPVVNEVRKRLAMILY from the coding sequence ATGATCGAATCGAATCAGCAATCCTTCCAAACCGACGTCCTTGAGGCGTCAAAAGATCAGCCCGTCCTTGTCGACTTCTGGGCCCCCTGGTGCGGTCCGTGTCGCATGCTCGGACCCGTCCTTGAAAAGCTCGAAAAAGAATACGCCGGTAAGTGGAAGCTTGTTAAGGTCAACACCGACGAAGAACAGGCGCTGGCCGCTCAGTTCCGCATCTCGGGCATTCCCCATTGTATTCTCTTCTCGGGCGGAGCGCCTGTCGATACCTTCACCGGAGCGCTTCCCGAGCCGCATCTGCGTAAGTTCCTCGAAAAGCATATCAGCGACGAGAGTCGGGAGGAGCTGATCGGCCTTGCCTCGTCTGATCCGATGGCCGCCGTGCGACAGATCCTCGCCGAGAATCGCAGCGGCGCCGATGCCGAGGCCATCCTCTGGGGCGCGATGCCCGCCGTGCTTGACGATGCACAGATGCTACAGAACGTTCTCGGCCGCATTCCCGAAGTCGGCAGCCCGTTCAGCGATGCCGCTCTTGCGCTGAAAGAATACATGCACCGACATAGTGAAGGCGGAGCGGAGGCGCTTGCCGAATCGCTCGACGTGTTAAAAGGGCTTTTCAACGAAGCAAAGGCTGCCGATGTACTGGAGGCATTGCTACAGCGAGTGAAAGAAGATCCGACACGTCAGGCTGAGTTCAAAGCCGATCTGATTTCATGCTTTCGTATCCTCGGACAGAATCATCCCGTTGTGAACGAGGTTCGAAAGCGCCTGGCAATGATTCTCTATTGA